In the Anaerosporomusa subterranea genome, one interval contains:
- the mscL gene encoding large conductance mechanosensitive channel protein MscL, which translates to MLKEFKAFVLRGNVVDLAIGVIIGASFGKIVTSFVNDILMPPIGLILGKVSFADLFINLSDKPYATLAQAKAAGAPTINYGLFINNVIDFLIVAAVIFFVIQQLFTRLQKKPAPAPSEPTTKECNHCFSTISLKATRCPHCTSVLND; encoded by the coding sequence ATGCTTAAAGAATTTAAAGCATTTGTCTTAAGAGGCAATGTCGTCGACCTAGCGATCGGTGTTATTATTGGAGCATCTTTTGGTAAGATTGTAACCTCATTTGTTAATGACATCTTAATGCCGCCGATTGGTCTTATCTTAGGCAAAGTGAGTTTTGCCGATTTATTTATCAATTTATCGGACAAGCCTTATGCTACACTGGCACAAGCCAAAGCAGCCGGCGCACCGACAATTAATTACGGCCTATTCATAAATAATGTCATCGACTTTTTGATTGTAGCTGCCGTTATCTTCTTTGTGATTCAACAATTATTCACTCGTCTTCAGAAAAAGCCCGCCCCGGCGCCGTCTGAGCCAACCACCAAAGAATGTAATCATTGCTTTTCCACTATTTCACTCAAGGCAACTCGTTGCCCGCATTGCACCTCTGTGCTAAACGACTAG